Genomic segment of Acidaminococcales bacterium:
GGCGTTGGCCGGCGAAAAAGATTATAATTTTGAATTGGGAATCTGTGGCAATGGCCGGAACCAAACGGCTGCAAGCGCAGGTTTCGGATGCCGCGCTTGGACATGGCGGCGATTTTCGCGGCGGAGGTGGGAAAATGTTTGAAAATATAAATTGGCCGGTTTGGTTCAGGGCCGTTTATATCACAGGGGGCGGCCTTGTTTTGCAATATGTTTTGATAAAATTGGTATTTCCCCTGCTTAAACGGAAGAGGAAAAGCGACGGCGGGCCGTCCGCCCGCGCTATTTTGCTTGACGCGTTGGAAAAGCCGGCCAGGCTGGTAATTATTATAAGCTCGCTTTATGCGGGGCTTAGCGGCACGCCTTTGTACGCCGCCGTCCCGGCAACCCTTGACAAGGTTTGCCGCTCTTTCCTGATCGCCGCTTTTTTCTATATGTTCTACAATTTGAGCGGCAACAGGCGGGGGCACCTGACAAATTTGGCCAAGCATTTCGATTTTGCGCTTGACCCTATTTTGAGCAACATTTTGAGCAGCGTTCTCCATGTTTTAATTTTGATTATAGGCTTTCTCACTTTGGCCAAGGAATGGAATTACGACGTCAGCGGCATGATAGCCGGCCTCGGCCTGGGCGGGCTGGCGCTAGCCATGGCGTCCAAAGACTCCCTTGCCAACATTTTCGGCGGTTTCATCATTTTGCTGGACAAACCTTTCGGCATCGGCGACTGGATACAGACCGCCGGCATAGAAGGAGCGGTGGAAGCGGTGAGTTTCCGCAGCACCAGGATCAGGACGACTGAACAGGCGCTTGTGCATATCCCCAACAGCAACCTTACCAATGTCGCGATCGCCAACTTCTCGCGGCGCGGCAAGCGCCGGGCCAGCCTAACCATCGGCCTGGCCTATGCCACCGCCAAAAAGCAGCTTGCGGACTGCGTGGCGGAAATAAGGGCCATGCTCGCCCAAAACAGCGGCCTTTCGCAAAAAGAAGGCGACAACGTGGTTGCCTTCAGCGAATACGGCGACAGCAGCCTGAACATAAGCGTGGTTTTTTTCACGCTGGCCACAGATTACACTGGCTACCTTTCACGGAAAGAAGAGGTGAATTTCGCCGTCATGGACATAGTGGAGAAACTTGGGCTGGACATCGCGTTCCCCAGCCAAAGCGTTTATTTTGAAACGCCGCTGGCGACTTTGGCGAAAAACGACGAAAAAACTCCGTGCCCGGCCGCAAAACTGCCTTAGGGACTTGGCTTTTGCCCATTCATGGCCGTGCCGCCGGAAACATCAAGCCCTATGCCGGCCACGGTCAAAACAAGGATAAAAGAGCCGGCCGCCGCCCAAGCTTGCCGGGAATTATAATTGCGGCGCGGCGGCCGATACTGTTCTCGGATTAAAACCATACTGCCTTTGCGGCCGATTTGCCGCCCCGCTTTCTTTCGAAGCATCGCCTAACCTTGCGGTTGTGCAGGCGTTTTGCGCCGCGCAGCGCGGCGAATTGCCTCGCAAATATTAAGGGGTGTTTTAATCTTAGGACAGATAAACTCGCAAACGAGGCGACCGCTGAAAAATTAAAGTTGACACCCCCGGCGTTCTATTATATACTAAGTATCGTCGCAGTTACAAGCAATGCTGGCGTAGCTCAACCGGTAGAGCAGCTGACTTGTAATCAGCAGGTTGGGGGTTCAAGTCCTCTCGCCAGCTCCAAGGGAAGGGCATGCGGCAACGGAGGGGTTCCCGAGTGGTTAAAGGGAGCAGACTGTAAATCTGCCGGCTTTGCCTTCGCTGGTTCGAATCCAGCCCCCTCCACCAGAAGATTATCGCGGGGTGGAGCAGTTGGTAGCTCGTCGGGCTCATAACCCGAAGGCCGCAGGTTCAAGTCCTGCCCCCGCAACCAAAGCACACATTAAGGCCCGGGCGGACAGCCTCGGGCCTTTGCTGGCTATGCCTCTCTATTTCCGGGGCATTCCCGGCGCCCCTATTGCTGTTTAAAGACGCGGCTTGCGTGTCCGGCGGTTGTCTTAACATCGGCAAGTTGATATAATAAAAAAGGACTTGCATAACGCTTGGCGGTCAGCCATCCCGCCGCCGGCAGGAGATAGCATGAAAAAAC
This window contains:
- a CDS encoding mechanosensitive ion channel family protein yields the protein MFENINWPVWFRAVYITGGGLVLQYVLIKLVFPLLKRKRKSDGGPSARAILLDALEKPARLVIIISSLYAGLSGTPLYAAVPATLDKVCRSFLIAAFFYMFYNLSGNRRGHLTNLAKHFDFALDPILSNILSSVLHVLILIIGFLTLAKEWNYDVSGMIAGLGLGGLALAMASKDSLANIFGGFIILLDKPFGIGDWIQTAGIEGAVEAVSFRSTRIRTTEQALVHIPNSNLTNVAIANFSRRGKRRASLTIGLAYATAKKQLADCVAEIRAMLAQNSGLSQKEGDNVVAFSEYGDSSLNISVVFFTLATDYTGYLSRKEEVNFAVMDIVEKLGLDIAFPSQSVYFETPLATLAKNDEKTPCPAAKLP